The DNA sequence CAAAAACATCTTTCTTTAATAAATAAGCTCAACAACAATAATCCTATCCTCGTTAATCACTATAGCTTCATACGGATAATTATGTATAATCTTTTTATTATCCCTAACCCTAGCAAAATAACATCTGGCATTACTGTCAAAACGAACAGAAAACTCCATTCCTACAAAACAACCATCGTAAAAATCTTCATCATAGAAATACTTATATAAGACACATATTAAGCCATTATACTCCTTAGTATTTGCCACTTCATCCATTAACTCATCACTCTCCAGATCATTATTATCTGAATACATTTTAAGCAAAGCATGAAACATAAATTTAAAAGAAATGACATTGGCTTCCTTTAAAATAGTAATCCAACTATTCTCTCTATTAGAAATCTTAAGCCCAAATCTTTCTATAAACTTTTCTTTTACAACAGACTGTCTTTCATTCATTTTAACTACTGTCAACAATCTCATATAGTTCAAATTTTATAGTTTTAAACCATCTTAATTAATAAAAACATTAAATCAATTAAAAAAATACTTGACAAAATAAAAACATAAACATAAAATAACTTAACAAATAAACAATAAACCGAAAATAAAACATTTAAACACTCGATACCATGACTAAAAATATTGAAAACAACCTTAAAGCTATTATCGACCTTTTCATTACCAACAGAAATTACTTAGAGGCAATGATAAGTAAAGATAGAGAAGCCTTCCAAGAGAAATTGAATATAACAACCCTTGGACTAAATTCCCTGTCATACGAAAGAAAACAAGGAAATATTTCTAAAAGTATTTCCCTTGAAGTAAAGGAAGACATTTACTATTCCTACAAAGGTACTAAAGTTGGTCCCAATGGCGAAACATTACCTTGCGACATGCTCGTAGGAGTAATTAAGGGAGAAAGCGAACCAAAATGGATTTATCCATTGGATGAAGAAATTCTCTTTGAATATTGTGAACTTGCAGCAAAAAGCACTGATCACGAAATGAAAAGAACTATCTTAAGTATTCGCCAATTTTTAGAAGAAGTAAAACTAGAAAACAACCGCGAACAAACCCAAGTAATGGTCAGAATCCTGTACGCAAATGTAACAGGTGCAGACATTTTCTGGGAATAACACCGGTTAAAAAAACATAAGAAAAGCTCCATTTAGGAGCTTTTTTTATTCTTTCTTCTTTTTCTTAGAACCAACTAAGCTAACTTTCTTTTTAGAACTTTCGCTTTGTCCCTTCTCTTTCTTTTTAATAACAGATTTAAAGCCAGAGTTTCCAGATCTTCTACCACCAGAACGTCTCTCATCTCTTCCGCCATAAACTTCAGCATTTCCTCTGCCTCAATGACCTTTGCCACCGCCACTTCTTCTATTTCTACTACGGCTCTTTCTATTCTTCTTAGACTCTTCAATAAACTCATCTTCTTTAGAAGGATCTAGGAATAAAGATAACTCTTTCCATTCTTTCTTCTCAGCAGGAGAAACCAAAGTCAACGCATAACCTTTAGCGCCATTTCTTCCAGTTCTACCAATTCTATGAGTATAATCTTCAGCCTGTTGAGGTAAATCATAATTAATCACATGCTCAATATGAGGAATGTCCAAACCACGAGCAGCAACGTCAGTAGCAACAAGAATTCTAAACTTATAGTCTCTATATTTCTTAACAACCTGCTCTCTATGTCTTTGTCTCAAGTCACCATGAATATAGTTAACAGAGTGAGAATCATTCTTAAGCTCATTAATTCTTTTAACAAGTCTCTCAACACCTCTCTTAGTTTTAGCAAATATAACTACTGAGCCAGATCTATTATCCAACTCATCAATTAATTTATCAAACTTCTCATCTTCTTTTAAGTGAATAAAATCTTGCTCAATATTTTCATTTTGTTCCTTAGTACCTTCAATTTCAACAACTACTGGAGCCATAAGATACTTATTAGCCATCTTCATAATATTCTTTGGCATAGTAGCAGAAAGCATAAGAGTTTGTCTTTCTTGAGGCATTCTATTAATAATAGTCTCAATTTGCACACCAAATCCCATATCTAACATTCTATCCATTTCATCAAGCACAAGATAATCTGTTTGATGTAACTTCAAAAACTTCTTCTCAAGGAAATCATTAATTCTACCAGGAGTACCAACAATAATTCTTGGTTTATTCTTCAACTGATTTTTTTGCCCAGCAATCTTATCACCACCGATAAGTAAAGCTGTATTTATCTTCATATTAGGAGTAAGTATATCTCTAACAACTTCAAGAACCTGTTTAGCCAATTCTCTAGTAGGCACTAAAATAATACCTGAGTGAATCTTATCATCTAACAATTTAGAAATCATAGGTGTTATAAACGCCAAACTCTTACCTGTTCCAGTTTGAGCTGAACCCAATATATCTTGACCATTCATAGCCAAAGGAATCACTTCTTCTTGTATTGGAGTAGGATTTATAAACTTATGTTCTTCAAAAGATTTCAAAAGCATCTCTGGCAATTTAAAATCTGTAAATTTTTTCTTATTATTAACTTCTGTCATTTTATTCAACCTTCTTAAGTACCCTATTCTATAATAAGGTATTTTAACATTACAAAGCACCCATCAAACCAGATGCTAAAATTATTATTATTTATTTTATAGAGTCGGAAGTTTTAAGTATATTATCATAATACACCCACACACCTTCCATTAGTAAAGAAAATCTGAATAAACACAGAGAGTTTCTGAACGGATCAACTATGCAACCTATAACAGGAAGACTTACAAGTTTCAATGAAAGAGTTTCGACGAACTCTGCCGTGAGTATAAGTATATAAAAAGAGAAAGCAAGCTTTTTATTAAAAATAGTTGACTAAATAAAATTTCAGTTATAAAGTTGATTGGAAATAATTTTAAACGATGTTAAATTTAAACCTAAAAAAATGTCAGAAATTTTAGTTGAACTATCTATTAATTTTTCAAAATTAATATCAATAGTCTTAAATGAAAATCTTTCTTTAAATCTTGAAAAAGATAAATTAGAGCTTAACAACTTCATAACTTATCAAAACATGATTTTTACTCATAATATTATATCTATGAGTGAAAAACTTCAAGTTACTAAACCAAAAGTATTGAAGAAAGGAACCCCATTAAGTCCAATAGACAACATTGAACTTCCCCAGGACTCTATAGTAGGGATAGACAATGAAAATAGGATAAAATGGATTTTACCAATGAACCAACTCCATTCTATGGAGATGCTTAAAGCAATCAATGACAAAGAAGTTAAAGAAGATATCAAAAAAGTTATAAAACTTATGAGTGAATATACCTCATACGTAGCTTCCAAAAATCTAAAGCAACTAGCCTTAGTATAAAGAGAAACTTTAACAAAAACAATAAAAGCCCCTGATTTATCAGAGGCTTTTTTGTTAATTCAGTATCAAATTAATATTCTAAACTTATTCTGTTATCATACATAGTCTTAGCCTTAACCTGCTCTATTGTTCTCATAGAAAATAATGAATAAGAAGCTATATATAAAACAAAAAACAAAAATAATAACTTATTTATATGCTTATATATTTTAGCATACTTTTTATCTTTAGCATTAACACTACCGTGTTTATTCTTTTTTGCTTCCCCTTTATAACATAGAAAGAAAAAAGACCCCAATGCAATAACTAATAATAAAATTCCCAAATAAGGAGATTTAACACCATTAACATAAAAATTATAATTAAATAGACTAAGTATAAAAGCTAAAATTAAATAAACTTTAGCAATATCATTCTTAAATCCCATATCATAAAGCCTTTTTGAATTAAGACAAAACATAGGATACGCAAATAATAAAAAAGTTACTAAACCTAAGCTCCCAACATTAGCACCAAATAAATCTATTAAAAGAACTGATAGCGACAAAGTCGCAAAAGATACTACCAAAGATAGTAAAATATATAACTTCCTGCTCAAACGGCCATCTAAAGTTAAATATAAATCAAATAACATTTTTTTCATAATAAATATCTCCTATTTTTAATTCCTAATTTTATTTAAAAATAAAGGCTTGGTTATTTTTTCAAACTCCCAAGCCCTAATTCTTCAAAGACTACAACTTAGCTGCGATCTCTTCTAATTCAAAACATTCAATCTTATCACCGATCTTAATATCATTGTAATCAGCAAAAGACATACCGAATTCCATTCCATTAGAAACTTCCTTCACATCATTCTTTTCTCTCTTCAACTGACCAATATCACCAGTGTACATAACAACATCATCTCTAATGATACGACATTTATTTGAACGTTTGATAACACCTTCTGTAGCTTTACAACCAGCAACAACTAAAGACTTACCAACTTTAAACGTTTGAATAACATTAGCGTATCCAACAAAGTTTTCTTTATATTCTGGTTCTAACTTACCTGATAAAATATCTTTCACATCATCAGCAATATCATAAATGATTGAGTAATATCTAATATCTACACCAACATTCTTCGCTTCAAGCTTAGCATCAGCACCTGCTCTAACGTTAAACGCTACGATTAATGCATTAGATGATTTCGCTAAGTTAACGTCGTTCTTAGTAATACCACCAACAGAACCAGCGATAACTCTACATTTAGCTTTTTCATTACCAATCTTTTCTAAAGTACCTTTTAATGCTTCGATAGTACCTTGAACATCGGCTTTAATAATAATTGGAAGTTCAACAACATCATCTTTACCAACATTAGCAAACATATTTTCTAACATTGACTTAGATCTTCTTGCTTCTTCTTCTTGCTTAGATTTATGAATTCTGAATTCAGCAACCTTTCTAGCTTTAGCTTCGTTATCAACTACAACAAAGTCATCACCAGGAGAAGGAGGAACGTCAAAACCAAGCACAGCAACAGGATACGATGGAGACGCAACCTTAACAGATTTACCTCTATCATCAATCATATCTCTAACTTTACCCCAAGATTTACCTGAAACGAATACATCACCTTTCTTCAAAGAACCTCTTTGAATAAGCACTGTAGCCGTAGAACCTAAACCTTTTTTAACTTCAGCTTCAATAACATTACCTTCAGCTTTTCTATCTGGATTAGCTTTTAACTCTAACATTTCAGCTTGTAAAAGAATAGCTTCTTCTAACTTATCTAAATTAAGTTTGTTCTTAGCAGAAACTTCAACGGCTTGAACGTCACCACCCATTTCTTCCACAACTAATTCATGTTGTAATAAATCCATTCTAACTTTTTGAGCGTTAGCATCTGGTAAATCAATCTTATTAATAGCAACGATAATTGGCACACCAGCAGCTTTCGAATGCTCAATCGCTTCAATAGTTTGAGGCATAATTGAATCATTTGCTGCAACCACTAGAATAACGATATCCGTTGCATTAGCACCTCTGGCTCTCATAGCTGAAAACGCCGCGTGACCTGGTGTATCGATAAATGTAATTCTTTCACCAGCTTCGTTTTTAACTTGATAAGCACCAATATGTTGAGTGATACCACCAGCTTCGCCAGCAACAACATCAGTTTTTCTTAATGCGTCTAATAATGAAGTTTTACCATGATCAACGTGACCCATAACAGTAACAACTGGAGGTCTTTTAACCATAACAGTTTCTTTATCTTCAACTTTATCTAAAATTGAATCTTCTAATTCTGTAGCACTAACTCTATTAACTGAGTGACCTAATTCAGTAGCAACTAACTCAGCCGTATCTTGATCAATGGCTTGATTAATTGTAGCCATAGTTCCCATTTTCATAAGTTCTTTAATAACTGAAGCTGACTTTTCAGATAATTTCTCAGCCAAATCTTTTACTGAAATAACTTCTGGTAAATCAATAGTTTTAAGGATTTTTTCCTTAGGTTTTTGTTCCATCAAAGTCTTTTTAGATCTTAACTTCTTCAATCCAACATTAGCTGGTCTAAACGCAGGAGCATCAGAATCTTCTTCTCCACCAATACTATATTGAGCCTTAGCTTTAGAAACAGAGAATTTATTTCTTCTCATATCAGTTTCATTTGATTTCTTAGAAGCTTTTTTCCTAGCTGAATAATCTACATTTTCAGTAGGAGCTTCTTTTTTGAATACTTTCTTTCTAGCACCTGCAGCAGAAGATTTTTCACCTCTAGCAGCTGAAGCTTCACCTTCAGTTTTAGTTTCTTCTTGAGCTGGCTTTCTACCAACAGAATGCTTAGCTCTATAATCAACAGCCATACCAACTTGACTTCTCTTAGCAGCAGCTTTCTTAATTTCTTCAGCTTTTTTAGCTTCTTCCTCAGCTTTCTTTGCAGCTAATTTTTCAGCTTTTGCTTTTTCAGCAGCATCAGCCAAAGCTTTTTCTTCAGCAACAGCCTTCTCTTGTTTAGCCTTAGCAGTGCTTAATACTTTTGCTTTTTCAGCTTCTGCTTTTTCTTCTTCTTTAGCAGCAGCTAAAAGAGCTTCTAACTTCTTTGCTTTTTCATCTGCAGAAGAAGCTGCTGTATCAGCCTTACTAAAAGTTCTCTTTTTCTTAACTTCAACTTTAACACCTGAACCAGTGCTAGCTTTAGGTTTTACATTGCCACCTAAAGATAATGTTAATTTTTTTCTTTCTTCTGCCATTTTTATTCCTTTTTCTTTTCTACTTTTCAATTTTCAATTATTATAAGCAATAATAATATCATGAAATTCCCGCAAATTACGGGAATAACAAAATACTACTTTTCAGCTTTTTCTTCACCTTCAAACCAGTGAGCTCTAGCTTTCAAAATAAATGCTTCAGCTTCTTCTGAATTTAATTTCTTATCAAGAGTTTCTTTTAATAAAACAATTAAATCATCAGACGCCAAATCAGCTAAATCATCAAGTTCTTTAATTTCTTTTTCTTCAGCTAATTTTAATACTTCAGATTTAGTTAATAATTCAAAATTAACTAACTTATCATCAATTTTCATTTCTTTAAGTTTAGCTTCAATTTCTTTATTTTGTTTTTCAACTGCAGTCTTAGCTCTGTTTTGAATTTCTTCAGCAATTTCTTGCTCAAAACCTTCAATAGCAACTAATTCTTCAACTGGAACAAATGCAAGTTCTTCTAATGTAGAGAAACCTTCAGAAATAAGAACTTGAGCCATCATATCATCAATATCAAGAGCTGAAATGAATAATTGAGATTTCTCTTTCATTTCTTTCATTCTCTTTTCTTGATCATCAGTTTCATTAACAACGTCTATTTTCCAACCAATCAATTGAGATGATAGTCTAACATTTTGACCTTTTCTACCAATAGCGATTGAAAGTTGATCTTCAGCAACAACAACATCAATATGGTTTGTATCTTCATCAACAACAACTTTAGAAACTTTAGTTGGTTTCATTGCATTAATAACATATTGAGCAATATCTTCAGAGAAAGGAATGATATCAATCTTTTCACCTTGCAACTCATTAACGATAGTTTGGATTCTAGATCCTCTCATACCAACACAAGCACCAACAGCATCAATTGAAGCATCGTGACCTAACACAGCAACTTTAGAGTGAGAACCTGCATCTCTAGCCACACCTTTAATTTCAATAACACCTTCAAAAATTTCTGGAATTTCTTGTTCGAACAATTTAGCCATGAAGTTAGGGTGAGATCTAGTCAAGAAAATTTGAGGACCAGATTTTTCTTCTCTAACGTCTAGAACTAAAGCTCTAACTCTATCACCAACATGTAACATTTCTCTTGGTATTAATTCATTTCTTCTAATAACAGCTTCTGCTTTACCATTAACTTCAACAAAAACGTTACCATATTCAACTCTTTTAACAACTCCATTAACAATTTCGCCAGCTTTATCTTTAAACTCAACAAATTGTTTTTCTCTTTCCGCACCTCTGATTTTACCAGAAATGATTTGTTTAGCAGATTGGAAAGAAGATCTTCCAAAGTAAACAGGAGGTAATTCAGTTTCAATAAATTGACCAACTTCAATATCTTTAAGTTCTTTTTTAGCTTCTTTCAAAATGATATGTTTTGAAGAAGTATAAATTTCTGGAAGTTCTTCACCAGCTTCTTCTTTAGCTAATAATTCTTCTTCATCATACTCTTTATCAATTAAATCAGCTAACTTATCATCAATAACTTCTAATCTTTTAACAACACTAATAGCACCGTCTTTTCTATCAATTTTTACAACGATATCGTGTTCGTAACCATATTTATTTCTAGCAATCTTAGTAACTGCCGCCTCTAAAGACTCAAATACAATTTCTTTATCTATATCTTTTTCATTAGATAAAGCATCTGCTGCAAAAATAATTTCAGGTCTTGGCATAGATATTGATTTTACCATTTTATTTTCCTCATAATTTTATTATTAGTTATTTTATTTATAAACTTTTTCGATCAGATATTAAAAAAAGTAGCTCTTCTCAGACTCTACTTTCACTTAATTCTTCGACTATTTACAAAATTAATAATACCTATTACATATCAAATGTCAAATACTTTTTAAATTAAAAAAAGGGTTATAAATTAATACAACCCATTAAGTTTTAAAAACTTACCAATAGCCCCTCTCTACAAAAGCATCATCACAATCATCGAACTTAATAAAATTAAGAACAAATTCACCATTTGCTCTCATAACAGCTCTTTCGCCTCTTGAATTCTTCAGAATATATCCTCCATCTCCTGAAATAAACTCCATACTATTAAAAGCACCGTAACGGTTTAGATTAATAATAGAAGTTAACTTCAAATAATTCTCAATAAAATCAGATCTATTATGTCTAATGACTAATATCTCTGAAACATATTCCTCAAAAAATTCTTCTTCATCAACTTTAGAAAAAAGGTTATATCCAACATCTTTCTTAAGTAAATTAAAATACTTTCCTTCATCAATAACTTCAAAAGAAGTATCAGATAATATTTCAGAGGGCTTAATTAAAGCCTCCTCAACAACATCCTTTATATGACGAATTTTACCCGGAAGAATAACAGGAAAATCACCTCCCCCTTCTTCATGCAAATAACAAAAGGGATTAACAGCTGCTACAGAATCATCTATTTCATCAGTCAATCCAGAACAGGGTCCTCTAGTAAGATTTTTCTCTCCATCATTTTTCATATTTTTTTATATTTTATAGGTGTGTTTAAATATTAATAGGCATAAATACCTAACTACATATAACCACAAAAGTCAAATACTTTTTTGAAAAAATCATAGAACTCTTTTAATACAATAAAAAAAGGCTGTAAAAATTCACAGCCTTTAATTATTTTAAGAAACTAATCTACTAAAATCAGTTGGAATCCAGTTAAGGACATAACTTGCATCTGACAGCATAACCGCCGACAAGTTCTTCTCTGGATCTTCAAGGAAATACCATCTCTTCGATATTAAATCTCTTCGAGGCTGTTCTGAAAGAATATTACATAAGTTTTTATACTTAGTGTAAGCCTCTGTGAAATTCTCAACATCAAATGAGTATTCAAAAACTCTAATCCACTCATTAAACATAAAACTCTCTTCCATAATGTTGTATACATTACAAAATCCGTTAGCTATGAGCATAATAAAGTTTTTATTATCCATTATTTCCATCCTGTCACAAACAAAATCAAAGAGATGTTCTCCCCTAGAATTAACAATAGCTCTAAATTTATACGCTTTTAATCCCTTTTTTTCATTTTCAGAATAAAAAGTATCAACGTAGAAATAAGCATCATCGCCTCGATCCGTTGCTAAACTAACAAGATGATTTGGAAACCTCTTATTCAAGAGATCAACCACTTCGTTAATATTTTTCATATATATAGGTTATAAGTTTACAATTTAATATGCTTAATTACAGCCTAGCACCTTAAATTTTATTTTGCAAGTCTTTTTCTTGACAAAACAATAACTTAGATAAGTTAATATTCTTAAGCAAATTAATTTTTAATTGATTCTCTAGAGTAATTTCCAGAATCACAAAAATAAAAATCCTCTATCAAAAAGTATTTCCAAAGGTTTAAAGCTTTTTCAAATTTTAGCATTGACAATCCCTAAATATGCTTTAAAGTTTTTTATAGTATTAATATTTTTAAACTTTTGGGAGAGCGTTTAAAATATAAATTCAGTTTAAATGGAAACAATTTTAGATTCAAAAGTAGCGAAATTTCGCGAAGAAGAAAAAGCCTTCCAAAAGTATTTGGATGAAAGCTTTAGTGAACAAAAGATACGTTACCAGGAAAGGTTCAACAACCTAGAAATAGGAGAAATATCAAACATCGATGATTTCGTTCGTTGGAGAAGTTCTTTAACCAAAGAACAAATCGAAAGTCTCAAGTTTGAAAACTTTTTCTCAGAAAGAAGAATTAATAATGATCCTGACTTAAAATATTTAAGATTGGTTCAAAAAATTCTTCTTGAAGGTCAAGTAAGAAACAACAGAACCGGCGTGGAAACGATATCACTCAAAGGATCACCAACAGAACGTTACAATATACGAAACGGAGAATTAGCAATTCTCAGAAGTAAAAAAGTACACGTTAAAAGTTGGGTTGGAGAGATCCTTTGGATTGCATCAGGAAAGGAAGATTCTACTTTTTTAGTTGAAAATGGTATCAGAATTTGGAAAGAGTGGTCCCGTCCAGGGGACAACTATGTTGGACATTGTTATCCTAAAATGTGGAGAGACATGCCATACGATGAGGAAAAAATTGACCAATTAAAAACGGTCATCGAAACCTTAAGAAACAATCCAAATTCAAGGCAAAATTTGTTAGTTGCTTTTAATCAAGGAGCTAACAAACAAATGGCCGCAGCATCCAAAGAAGCTGGTATGACTATTGGATTACCTGCCTGTCATTCACTTTTTCAGAATCATGTAGAGGCTGAAAATGATGATATGCTTAGATTTATCCTACAATTATACCAAAGGTCCTGCGACATATTCCTAGGAGTACCGTTTAACATTGCAGAATACTGTTTTACTGCAAACGTTATATCCTATGAAACAGGATTAGTACCTCACGAATTTGTACATAACATGGGTGATTATCACATATATAAGAACCATATCGTGCAAATCCTTGAGCAATTAACGAGAACAGATTTTCTTGAAATGCCTATTGCAAGGATTAACTTAAATTACAACAGAAATGAATTTAATTTAATCGATGCTAAGAACTACTCAAACGAGAAATTAAGTGAATGGCTGAACATTCTCATTAAGAGTATTAACTACACTGAATATGAACCACATATATCAGGAACAGTTGCCGTTTAAATTAATTTCCTCGGAAAACAATTTAAAAAATAATCCCCCTTCTCCCAAGGGGTTATTTTTTACCCAAATAAAAAATCCCTGAACAAATCAAGGATTTTATTTTTTATCAAACTTCAAACTATTAAAATTTTAATTTTATAAAATATCTTCTATACGCGATGTCTAAACATAAAGTTTTGGATAGTTTACCTTATATGCTAAATAAAAAGATTCCGACGCGTATAAGTAATACGCGAGGGTTCTTTTTATAACGAAGATGAGGTGAAATATACGAAACCCCTATCCTAAAAAAGAATCAAGTTCTGATAGAATTTTTTTAACAGTCTTCTGCTTAGAAAAACCATCCACATCTATATGAATATCAGCTTCCTTGTAAAGAGAATACCTCTCCTTTTCCAACTTACTAAGAACTTCTTCAATATTCTCATTAAGCAACAAAGGTCTAGTATCTCGTCTTGAAGTCCTGTCTACCAAAACATTCAAATCACCCTTAAGCCAAATGGTAATAAACTTTTCCTTAGCCAACTTTCTAATAGAATCGTAAAGGAAACCACCTTCCCCTGTAGAAACAACCTGTTTCTCAACATCTCCTAGAAAACCTTGTAAAAATTTCTCTTCCTTTTGTCTATAAACATCCTCTCCATAAAGAGAAAATATCTCAACTATAGATAAACCACCACTGCTTAACTCAATAAGAGAATCGGTATCATCAAATGCAAGACCCAATGCCCTCGCCAAGGACTTTCCAATAGAAGTCTTACCAACTCCCATAAGCCCAACTATCAATATAGGTTTATCCAGCTTCCTTCTAACAAAAGGAGCTTTTCTAAAAAAAACTTTCTCTCTCACTAAAACTCCCCTTATAAAATTTTAGTGCTTAGCAGACTTAGCATGATCTTTATTTAATTGACTGTCTAATTTTGTAAGAGCATCTGCAAACGCATCTTTCATTTGATCAGCAGAGGCACTAGAAAAAAATTCCTTTTTCTCCGCTGGATGAACAGTTATTTTAGCCTCAACTTTATCAGCATGA is a window from the Alphaproteobacteria bacterium genome containing:
- a CDS encoding DEAD/DEAH box helicase; translation: MTEVNNKKKFTDFKLPEMLLKSFEEHKFINPTPIQEEVIPLAMNGQDILGSAQTGTGKSLAFITPMISKLLDDKIHSGIILVPTRELAKQVLEVVRDILTPNMKINTALLIGGDKIAGQKNQLKNKPRIIVGTPGRINDFLEKKFLKLHQTDYLVLDEMDRMLDMGFGVQIETIINRMPQERQTLMLSATMPKNIMKMANKYLMAPVVVEIEGTKEQNENIEQDFIHLKEDEKFDKLIDELDNRSGSVVIFAKTKRGVERLVKRINELKNDSHSVNYIHGDLRQRHREQVVKKYRDYKFRILVATDVAARGLDIPHIEHVINYDLPQQAEDYTHRIGRTGRNGAKGYALTLVSPAEKKEWKELSLFLDPSKEDEFIEESKKNRKSRSRNRRSGGGKGH
- a CDS encoding DUF805 domain-containing protein, with translation MKKMLFDLYLTLDGRLSRKLYILLSLVVSFATLSLSVLLIDLFGANVGSLGLVTFLLFAYPMFCLNSKRLYDMGFKNDIAKVYLILAFILSLFNYNFYVNGVKSPYLGILLLVIALGSFFFLCYKGEAKKNKHGSVNAKDKKYAKIYKHINKLLFLFFVLYIASYSLFSMRTIEQVKAKTMYDNRISLEY
- the infB gene encoding translation initiation factor IF-2, giving the protein MAEERKKLTLSLGGNVKPKASTGSGVKVEVKKKRTFSKADTAASSADEKAKKLEALLAAAKEEEKAEAEKAKVLSTAKAKQEKAVAEEKALADAAEKAKAEKLAAKKAEEEAKKAEEIKKAAAKRSQVGMAVDYRAKHSVGRKPAQEETKTEGEASAARGEKSSAAGARKKVFKKEAPTENVDYSARKKASKKSNETDMRRNKFSVSKAKAQYSIGGEEDSDAPAFRPANVGLKKLRSKKTLMEQKPKEKILKTIDLPEVISVKDLAEKLSEKSASVIKELMKMGTMATINQAIDQDTAELVATELGHSVNRVSATELEDSILDKVEDKETVMVKRPPVVTVMGHVDHGKTSLLDALRKTDVVAGEAGGITQHIGAYQVKNEAGERITFIDTPGHAAFSAMRARGANATDIVILVVAANDSIMPQTIEAIEHSKAAGVPIIVAINKIDLPDANAQKVRMDLLQHELVVEEMGGDVQAVEVSAKNKLNLDKLEEAILLQAEMLELKANPDRKAEGNVIEAEVKKGLGSTATVLIQRGSLKKGDVFVSGKSWGKVRDMIDDRGKSVKVASPSYPVAVLGFDVPPSPGDDFVVVDNEAKARKVAEFRIHKSKQEEEARRSKSMLENMFANVGKDDVVELPIIIKADVQGTIEALKGTLEKIGNEKAKCRVIAGSVGGITKNDVNLAKSSNALIVAFNVRAGADAKLEAKNVGVDIRYYSIIYDIADDVKDILSGKLEPEYKENFVGYANVIQTFKVGKSLVVAGCKATEGVIKRSNKCRIIRDDVVMYTGDIGQLKREKNDVKEVSNGMEFGMSFADYNDIKIGDKIECFELEEIAAKL
- the nusA gene encoding transcription termination factor NusA yields the protein MVKSISMPRPEIIFAADALSNEKDIDKEIVFESLEAAVTKIARNKYGYEHDIVVKIDRKDGAISVVKRLEVIDDKLADLIDKEYDEEELLAKEEAGEELPEIYTSSKHIILKEAKKELKDIEVGQFIETELPPVYFGRSSFQSAKQIISGKIRGAEREKQFVEFKDKAGEIVNGVVKRVEYGNVFVEVNGKAEAVIRRNELIPREMLHVGDRVRALVLDVREEKSGPQIFLTRSHPNFMAKLFEQEIPEIFEGVIEIKGVARDAGSHSKVAVLGHDASIDAVGACVGMRGSRIQTIVNELQGEKIDIIPFSEDIAQYVINAMKPTKVSKVVVDEDTNHIDVVVAEDQLSIAIGRKGQNVRLSSQLIGWKIDVVNETDDQEKRMKEMKEKSQLFISALDIDDMMAQVLISEGFSTLEELAFVPVEELVAIEGFEQEIAEEIQNRAKTAVEKQNKEIEAKLKEMKIDDKLVNFELLTKSEVLKLAEEKEIKELDDLADLASDDLIVLLKETLDKKLNSEEAEAFILKARAHWFEGEEKAEK
- the thyA gene encoding thymidylate synthase, which gives rise to METILDSKVAKFREEEKAFQKYLDESFSEQKIRYQERFNNLEIGEISNIDDFVRWRSSLTKEQIESLKFENFFSERRINNDPDLKYLRLVQKILLEGQVRNNRTGVETISLKGSPTERYNIRNGELAILRSKKVHVKSWVGEILWIASGKEDSTFLVENGIRIWKEWSRPGDNYVGHCYPKMWRDMPYDEEKIDQLKTVIETLRNNPNSRQNLLVAFNQGANKQMAAASKEAGMTIGLPACHSLFQNHVEAENDDMLRFILQLYQRSCDIFLGVPFNIAEYCFTANVISYETGLVPHEFVHNMGDYHIYKNHIVQILEQLTRTDFLEMPIARINLNYNRNEFNLIDAKNYSNEKLSEWLNILIKSINYTEYEPHISGTVAV
- a CDS encoding shikimate kinase: MREKVFFRKAPFVRRKLDKPILIVGLMGVGKTSIGKSLARALGLAFDDTDSLIELSSGGLSIVEIFSLYGEDVYRQKEEKFLQGFLGDVEKQVVSTGEGGFLYDSIRKLAKEKFITIWLKGDLNVLVDRTSRRDTRPLLLNENIEEVLSKLEKERYSLYKEADIHIDVDGFSKQKTVKKILSELDSFLG
- the raiA gene encoding ribosome-associated translation inhibitor RaiA, producing MNISVKGVKVSVSQSMKEDFVSRVSLLCEKYFGKVISATVSLELDHADKVEAKITVHPAEKKEFFSSASADQMKDAFADALTKLDSQLNKDHAKSAKH